A single Natranaerobius thermophilus JW/NM-WN-LF DNA region contains:
- a CDS encoding FMN-binding protein produces the protein MKRFSILLLSLMLIMGGLFVAGCETEEDVAKEDDEVAEEEKDEKEKDQDETVDEEELDEFMEDADFEDGTYRGIFADRGDIHVGLQFTLEDNKITEISHRHMYYDGIDYLDEDIDETYKGIRDQHKQAVEHLEGKDVREAVADLYEPGDFVDDVDSFSGATIYSQKEVSAIVDGLNRGVYRFREVGGEVPEDYSPISEDADFEDGTYRGIFADRGDIHVGLQFTLEDNKITEISHRHMYYDGIDYLDEDIDETYKGIRDQHKQAVEHLEGKDVREAVSDLYEPGNFVDDVDSFSGATIYSQKEVSAIVDGLNRGVYRFREVGGEVPEDYSPISEDADFEDGTYRGIFADRGDIHVVLQFTLEDNEITEIGHRYMYYDGVDYLDEDIDETYKGIRDQHKQAVEHLEGKDVREAVADLYEPGDFVDDVDSFSGATIYSQKEVSAIVDGLNRGVYRFREVGGEVPEDYSPLRTRPQTQQ, from the coding sequence ATGAAAAGATTTAGTATTCTTTTGCTATCATTGATGCTAATTATGGGAGGACTTTTTGTAGCAGGCTGTGAAACAGAAGAGGACGTAGCAAAAGAAGATGATGAGGTTGCAGAAGAAGAAAAGGATGAGAAAGAAAAGGATCAAGATGAAACTGTTGATGAAGAAGAATTAGATGAATTCATGGAAGACGCGGACTTTGAAGACGGCACATATCGAGGTATATTCGCCGATAGAGGAGACATTCATGTTGGCTTACAGTTTACCTTAGAAGACAACAAAATAACTGAAATTAGCCATAGGCACATGTATTACGATGGTATAGACTATTTAGATGAAGATATTGATGAAACTTACAAAGGAATCAGAGATCAGCATAAGCAGGCAGTAGAACATTTAGAAGGTAAAGATGTACGAGAAGCTGTGGCAGACTTATATGAGCCCGGTGACTTTGTGGACGATGTAGATAGCTTTTCAGGAGCGACTATTTATTCTCAGAAGGAAGTTTCCGCCATTGTAGATGGCTTGAACCGAGGAGTATATAGATTCAGAGAAGTAGGTGGCGAAGTGCCGGAGGATTATAGCCCTATTTCTGAAGATGCAGATTTTGAAGATGGAACATATCGAGGTATTTTTGCCGATAGAGGAGACATTCATGTTGGCTTACAGTTTACCTTAGAAGATAATAAAATAACTGAAATTAGCCATAGGCACATGTATTACGATGGTATAGACTATTTAGATGAAGATATTGATGAAACTTACAAAGGAATCAGAGATCAGCACAAGCAGGCAGTAGAACATTTAGAAGGTAAAGATGTACGAGAAGCTGTATCAGACTTATATGAGCCCGGTAACTTTGTGGATGATGTAGATAGCTTTTCAGGAGCGACTATTTATTCCCAGAAGGAAGTTTCCGCCATTGTAGATGGCTTGAACCGAGGAGTATATAGATTCAGAGAAGTAGGTGGCGAGGTACCGGAGGATTATAGCCCTATTTCTGAAGATGCAGATTTTGAAGATGGAACATATCGAGGTATTTTTGCCGATAGAGGAGACATTCATGTAGTTTTACAGTTTACTTTAGAAGATAACGAAATAACTGAAATAGGACATAGATACATGTATTATGATGGTGTAGATTATTTAGACGAAGATATTGATGAAACTTACAAAGGAATCAGAGATCAGCACAAGCAGGCAGTAGAACATTTAGAAGGTAAAGATGTACGAGAAGCTGTGGCAGACTTATATGAGCCCGGTGACTTTGTGGACGATGTAGATAGCTTTTCAGGAGCGACTATTTATTCTCAGAAGGAAGTTTCCGCCATTGTAGATGGTCTAAACCGAGGAGTATACAGATTCAGAGAAGTAGGTGGCGAAGTGCCGGAGGATTATAGTCCTCTAAGAACTAGGCCACAGACTCAGCAGTAA
- a CDS encoding 4Fe-4S dicluster domain-containing protein: MRKFENKIQESKYEVLREVSKAAFEGTLDKELIHIPKRIDLEPKIRCCIHKERVVTYERIKVALGGNKENNNIIEVIDEACDECFDTRYVITEACRGCLANHCVSYCPVGAIEFVQHKAKIDGQKCIECGKCKDACPYNAIVDVMRPCKKACGVNAINIEVNKKATIDNDKCIQCGACVYQCPFGAIMDKSYITEVIELLKNADENNKVYAIIAPAIASQFTYASIGQVITGIKKLGFHDVIEVALGADMVAVKETHEYAQTIENKKTITSSCCPSFVQYILNEYPELKDNISSMISPMIAISKLIKDLDPKSKVVFIGPCTAKKMEIQQKDLQGITDYALTFEELAAMIDSKGLELQDQEESLLDNASYYGRIFARTGGISQAIENIIKEEKLDVPFDPVSCDGIIECDKVLKKLKHNRCDNTFIEGMACKNGCIGGATSLSHGPKNKKEVDKYAKLALEPDSNSSLRVFDIESIDFHREF; encoded by the coding sequence GTGAGAAAATTTGAAAATAAAATTCAAGAATCGAAATATGAAGTTTTAAGAGAAGTATCTAAAGCAGCGTTTGAAGGAACATTAGATAAAGAATTAATTCATATCCCTAAAAGAATTGATCTAGAACCTAAAATAAGATGTTGTATCCATAAGGAAAGAGTTGTAACTTATGAAAGAATAAAAGTGGCTCTCGGAGGAAATAAAGAAAATAATAATATCATAGAAGTGATAGATGAGGCTTGTGATGAATGTTTTGATACACGGTATGTTATTACAGAAGCTTGTAGAGGATGCTTGGCTAATCACTGTGTTTCTTACTGTCCTGTAGGGGCCATTGAATTTGTTCAACATAAAGCAAAAATAGATGGTCAAAAATGCATAGAATGTGGAAAATGTAAAGATGCATGTCCATACAATGCAATAGTAGATGTGATGAGACCATGTAAAAAGGCATGTGGAGTAAATGCAATAAATATTGAAGTAAATAAAAAAGCTACTATTGATAATGACAAGTGTATACAATGCGGAGCTTGTGTGTATCAATGTCCTTTTGGCGCAATAATGGATAAATCATATATAACTGAAGTAATTGAATTGCTAAAAAATGCAGATGAAAACAATAAAGTTTATGCAATTATTGCTCCTGCCATAGCTAGTCAGTTTACATACGCAAGTATTGGACAAGTAATAACAGGTATCAAAAAATTAGGTTTCCATGATGTAATTGAAGTAGCTTTAGGAGCCGATATGGTGGCGGTTAAAGAGACACACGAATATGCTCAAACTATAGAAAACAAAAAAACTATCACTAGTTCTTGCTGTCCGTCTTTTGTCCAGTACATTCTTAATGAATATCCTGAGTTAAAAGACAATATTTCAAGTATGATTTCTCCTATGATTGCCATTTCTAAATTAATTAAAGATTTGGATCCTAAGAGCAAAGTAGTATTTATAGGCCCTTGTACCGCCAAAAAAATGGAGATACAACAAAAAGATCTTCAAGGAATAACAGACTATGCATTGACATTCGAAGAGCTAGCAGCAATGATTGATTCAAAAGGTCTTGAGTTACAAGATCAAGAAGAAAGTTTGTTAGATAACGCTTCTTATTATGGTAGGATATTTGCCCGTACAGGTGGAATTTCTCAAGCTATTGAAAATATCATTAAGGAAGAAAAGCTTGATGTGCCATTTGATCCAGTAAGTTGTGATGGCATCATTGAGTGTGATAAGGTTTTGAAAAAACTTAAACATAACCGTTGTGACAATACATTTATTGAAGGAATGGCTTGTAAAAATGGTTGTATCGGCGGAGCTACTTCTTTAAGTCATGGGCCTAAGAACAAAAAAGAAGTAGATAAATATGCAAAGTTAGCTTTAGAGCCTGACTCTAATTCATCATTAAGAGTTTTTGATATAGAGTCCATAGATTTTCATCGAGAATTTTAA
- a CDS encoding (2Fe-2S) ferredoxin domain-containing protein: MIINVCVGSACHLKGAYDVINSIEKKLEEKNLTDKVELKAAFCLGECTKAVSVKVDDGPVHSLALEDVEDFIEKEIL; the protein is encoded by the coding sequence ATGATAATCAATGTTTGTGTTGGAAGTGCATGTCATTTAAAAGGGGCCTATGATGTTATCAATAGTATCGAAAAAAAACTAGAAGAAAAAAACCTAACAGACAAAGTAGAACTTAAGGCTGCTTTTTGCTTAGGAGAATGTACCAAAGCTGTTTCCGTAAAAGTTGATGATGGCCCTGTCCATTCTTTAGCTTTAGAAGATGTTGAAGATTTTATCGAAAAAGAAATCCTTTAA
- a CDS encoding SpoIIE family protein phosphatase, which translates to MGFFIDYAYDFINKKNEELCGDNIEVIETEENIIIILSDGLGSGVKANILATMTTKIAGTMLKGGATVYETVETIASTLPVCNVRKLAYSTFAILKISKNGKVHIVEYDNPPVFFIRNGGLVKLNKKEQIIHGKKILESKAQLIKGDSLILVSDGVIHAGVGEVLTLGWKWENVAKYLIKQSKIEECAKVISRRVVDTSNFFFNQRPGDDISVAVVKARETEVLQVFSGPPKNKKDDPILVQKILQSKGKKIVCGGTAANIVSRETGKDIKVDIQTGTNEVPPVAKMEGLDLVTEGVLTLTKVLKNIDEYLVNTHLKESSQPFKSKDGATRLTKMFIKDCTHINFYVGQAINPAHQNPDLPNLGIKTQVIKSIAERLENMGKQVTIEYY; encoded by the coding sequence TTGGGCTTTTTTATAGATTATGCTTATGATTTCATAAATAAGAAAAATGAAGAGCTCTGTGGAGATAATATAGAAGTTATAGAAACAGAAGAAAATATTATCATCATTTTATCTGATGGACTTGGTAGTGGTGTAAAGGCTAATATCCTGGCAACAATGACAACGAAAATAGCCGGGACAATGTTAAAGGGCGGAGCAACAGTATATGAAACCGTAGAAACCATAGCAAGTACATTACCGGTTTGTAATGTTCGTAAATTAGCCTACTCTACTTTTGCAATATTAAAGATATCTAAAAATGGAAAAGTTCATATTGTAGAGTATGATAACCCTCCTGTTTTTTTTATTAGAAATGGTGGTCTCGTTAAACTAAACAAAAAAGAACAAATAATACATGGAAAAAAAATATTAGAAAGTAAAGCCCAACTGATAAAGGGTGATAGTTTAATTCTTGTCAGTGATGGTGTTATACATGCAGGAGTGGGAGAAGTACTCACTTTAGGTTGGAAGTGGGAAAATGTAGCCAAATATTTAATTAAACAATCAAAAATCGAAGAATGTGCTAAAGTGATTTCTAGAAGAGTTGTTGACACATCTAATTTTTTCTTTAACCAAAGACCAGGAGATGACATATCAGTTGCCGTTGTAAAAGCCCGAGAAACTGAAGTTTTGCAAGTTTTTTCTGGTCCACCTAAAAACAAAAAAGATGATCCCATATTAGTACAAAAAATTTTACAATCAAAAGGCAAAAAGATCGTTTGTGGTGGAACCGCAGCAAATATAGTAAGTAGAGAAACTGGTAAAGATATAAAAGTTGATATTCAGACTGGCACAAATGAAGTGCCGCCTGTTGCTAAAATGGAAGGTTTGGATCTAGTAACTGAAGGTGTTCTTACACTCACAAAAGTTCTTAAGAACATAGATGAGTACTTAGTTAATACACACTTAAAAGAATCTTCTCAGCCTTTTAAGTCTAAAGATGGTGCAACCCGTTTAACAAAAATGTTTATTAAGGATTGCACTCATATAAACTTTTATGTTGGACAGGCTATCAACCCTGCCCATCAAAATCCAGACTTACCAAATCTAGGTATTAAAACTCAGGTTATTAAAAGCATTGCAGAAAGATTAGAAAATATGGGTAAGCAAGTTACTATAGAATATTATTAA
- a CDS encoding [Fe-Fe] hydrogenase large subunit C-terminal domain-containing protein, with protein sequence MKFISFSEEDCVNCYRCIRACNTKAISVFGDPRENDEKLCISCGECYVACERNGLTIKDKVKEVKDALSSNKKVIASLAPSFPGAFSIKEGGKIVTALKELGFYAVEETAVGADVVINAYENFTNDAKQKNLISTSCPSTVYLVEKYYPELVNYLIPVVSPMIAHGKMIREKYGEDAYIVFIGPCIAKKVEAHESQYNGIINSVLTFVELQKWFKDNNLDLKNQSPEPFDEKANDKGKLIPCNIKLSNEKNENYEKIVVTGVERSKEILNSLKKGELSGIFLEILSCPGGCIDGTGMLKEAPSYYVRKKYVKDYIAKKCSDDVKIENKFAQKIDIERHVSSKKVKKYRHPKEQIDEVLNSIGKNKKEDELNCNACGYVTCREFAESILRKNAHVNMCHPFMRSKAESLKNVIFDHSPNAIFMVDFNLVVREFNPSSEQIFNIEANKIKGKRIGEIIEEDTFKKVLETKTNLIGKKVEYSNYGVILIANIIYLKEEKVLMAIMTDVTSAEKNKEELVRVKKNTIDVAQSVIDKQMRVAQEIASLLGETTAETKVALTDLKDIVIEERRDD encoded by the coding sequence ATGAAATTTATCAGTTTTTCAGAAGAAGATTGCGTAAATTGCTATAGATGTATCAGAGCATGTAATACTAAAGCTATATCTGTTTTTGGAGATCCCCGGGAAAACGATGAAAAGCTTTGTATATCTTGTGGAGAGTGTTATGTTGCTTGTGAACGAAATGGTTTGACTATAAAGGATAAAGTTAAAGAAGTTAAGGATGCTTTATCTTCCAATAAAAAAGTAATAGCCAGTTTAGCACCTTCCTTTCCTGGTGCATTTTCTATAAAAGAAGGTGGAAAAATTGTTACTGCTTTAAAAGAATTAGGATTCTATGCAGTAGAAGAAACAGCAGTTGGAGCTGATGTTGTAATAAATGCTTATGAAAACTTCACTAATGATGCAAAGCAAAAAAATTTGATTTCAACAAGTTGTCCTTCTACAGTCTATTTAGTCGAAAAATACTATCCTGAGTTAGTAAATTATCTAATACCTGTAGTGTCACCTATGATTGCCCATGGAAAAATGATTCGTGAAAAATATGGTGAAGATGCATATATAGTTTTTATAGGGCCTTGTATTGCTAAAAAAGTAGAAGCTCACGAAAGTCAATATAATGGAATAATTAATTCTGTGCTCACTTTTGTTGAATTACAAAAATGGTTTAAAGATAATAATTTAGATCTCAAAAACCAATCACCAGAGCCTTTTGATGAAAAAGCTAATGATAAGGGAAAGTTAATACCTTGCAATATCAAGTTATCTAATGAAAAAAATGAAAACTATGAAAAGATAGTTGTCACTGGGGTAGAGCGTTCTAAGGAAATTTTAAATAGTTTAAAGAAAGGTGAGCTCAGCGGTATATTTTTAGAAATCTTATCTTGTCCTGGAGGATGTATAGATGGCACAGGTATGCTTAAAGAGGCACCAAGCTATTATGTTAGAAAAAAGTATGTTAAAGATTATATTGCTAAAAAGTGTAGTGATGATGTCAAAATAGAAAATAAGTTTGCACAAAAAATTGATATCGAAAGACATGTATCTTCAAAAAAAGTTAAAAAATATCGCCACCCTAAAGAACAAATTGACGAAGTCTTAAATAGTATAGGTAAAAATAAAAAAGAAGATGAGCTAAATTGTAATGCTTGTGGTTATGTTACATGTAGAGAATTTGCAGAGTCAATTTTAAGAAAAAACGCCCATGTTAACATGTGTCATCCTTTTATGCGGTCAAAAGCAGAAAGCTTGAAAAATGTGATTTTTGATCATAGTCCCAATGCAATATTTATGGTTGATTTTAATTTGGTAGTAAGAGAATTCAATCCTTCTTCGGAACAAATATTTAACATAGAAGCTAATAAAATAAAAGGCAAGAGAATTGGTGAGATAATTGAAGAAGACACATTTAAAAAAGTTTTAGAAACCAAAACTAATCTTATAGGAAAAAAAGTCGAGTATTCTAATTATGGTGTTATATTAATAGCTAATATTATATACCTCAAAGAAGAAAAAGTATTAATGGCTATCATGACTGATGTAACTTCAGCAGAAAAAAATAAAGAGGAGTTAGTAAGAGTTAAAAAAAACACCATTGATGTCGCTCAAAGTGTTATAGATAAGCAAATGAGGGTTGCACAAGAAATTGCTAGTCTTTTAGGAGAAACTACAGCAGAAACTAAAGTTGCATTAACGGATTTAAAAGATATTGTCATTGAGGAACGGAGGGATGATTAA